A genome region from Triticum aestivum cultivar Chinese Spring chromosome 2B, IWGSC CS RefSeq v2.1, whole genome shotgun sequence includes the following:
- the LOC123039766 gene encoding uncharacterized protein, with protein MLSESAKDPATRRALLHQQQAVLSDEQRLLRMKGQSGMEIDSDSGDEMGRDSEEHQSLISMEPQFGISKGTVRDSSKEPAGGMEIGQMANDDLVVALSGHLGMFRREISLLMREVTSRGLLPAGKKKVSQEQISNLSVQFKEMFTQQVKEVNLPYLGSKTGEEVMDFLLVETQQLLFRFTSLASTLKTFRVPISSEKVEKLRRISTVLVGISELIKSHKSAAQKDVEDCLDRDGWEATWGSRTGRNGGFDDITTLSSMHFTASTPENFRFPSVAGPALQVYSIKLVDLNPNLSWPLDVYGVVAARDDLDHNRNILFCRSGENCQRIKQEDPFLHLTGPSRAIVADEPVFFQIELKLKYGAQFKDTALFTAYQRYRPMKRYDIMLINSRCCTAEISLERFAPSIQATIVGVRVVEGESFNYGCKVSCFFFPVEALLGSAVEVVLLDCSGERMHAGLDGYLPLSRNVMSVGLQGTLRVVIGAYSKCKPSISRINHVDFPVQQCQTTMLKCHVGSSKVEIVVAWSRLVMDNHNLVLDGY; from the exons ATGCTGAGCGAGTCCGCCAAGGACCCGGCGACGCGGAGGGCACTCTTGCATCAGCAGCAGGCAGTCTTGTCCGACGAGCAACGACTCCTCAGGATGAAGGGGCAGTCCGGGATGGAGATTGACTCCGATTCTGGCGATGAGATGGGCAGAGATTCGGAGGAGCACCAGTCCCTCATAAGTATGGAGCCCCAATTTGGAATCAGCAAGGGGACGGTGAGGGATTCCAGCAAGGAGCCGGCTGGCGGCATGGAGATTGGGCAGATGGCGAACGACGACTTGGTTGTTGCTCTTTCTGGCCACCTTGGGATGTTTAGGAGGGAGATCTCGCTTCTGATGAGAGAAGTCACGTCCAGGGGGTTGTTGCCTGCTGGAAAGAAAAAGGTTTCTCAAGAGCAGATTTCCAACTTGTCCGTCCAGTTCAAGGAGATGTTCACGCAACAGGTCAAGGAGGTGAATTTGCCTTACCTAGGTTCCAAGACTGGGGAGGAGGTAATGGATTTTCTCTTAGTCGAGACGCAGCAGCTGCTCTTCCGCTTCACCTCTCTCGCATCCACTCTAAAAACATTCAGAGTCCCCATCTCATCGGAGAAGGTTGAAAAGCTGCGCCGCATATCCACTGTGCTTGTGGGCATATCGGAGCTTATAAAGAGCCACAAATCTGCTGCTCAAAAGGACGTTGAAGATTGTTTGGACCGTGACGGCTGGGAGGCTACGTGGGGCAGCCGGACCGGAAGAAACGGTGGATTTGATGACATAA CAACATTGAGTTCTATGCACTTCACGGCCTCCACGCCCGAAAACTTCCGGTTCCCTTCCGTAGCTGGTCCTGCCTTGCAAGTATACTCGATCAAACTGGTTGATCTCAATCCTAATCTGAGCTGGCCTCTTGATGTCTACGGCGTGGTCGCCGCACGGGACGATCTTGACCACAACCGCAACATTCTCTTCTGCCGTTCAGGGGAAAACTGCCAAAGAATTAAGCAAGAG GACCCCTTTTTGCACTTGACTGGCCCATCTCGTGCAATTGTGGCTGACGAgcctgttttctttcaaattgaaTTAAAATTGAAATATGGAGCACAGTTCAAAGATACAGCATTGTTCACTGCCTATCAAAGGTACCGCCCCATGAAGCGGtatgacatcatgctgatcaatAGCCGCTGTTGTACAGCAGAGATAAGTCTTGAGCGATTTGCTCCATCAATCCAGGCCACAATTGTTGGTGTTCGTGTGGTTGAAGGGGAGTCTTTTAACTATGGATGCAaagtttcttgcttcttttttccTGTTGAAGCACTGTTGGGAAGCGCCGTGGAAGTTGTTTTGCTTGACTGCAGTGGTGAAAGGATGCATGCTGGATTAGATGGGTATCTTCCTTTGTCAAGAAATGTGATGTCAGTGGGATTGCAGGGCACACTCCGAGTTGTCATAGGAGCATACTCAAAGTGCAAACCCAGTATCTCTCGAATAAATCACGTTGACTTTCCTGTCCAGCAGTGTCAAACAACTATGCTTAAGTGTCATGTTGGCAGCTCCAAAGTGGAGATAGTTGTCGCTTGGTCTCGTCTTGTCATGGACAATCATAATCTTGTACTCGACGGCTATTGA
- the LOC123042990 gene encoding uncharacterized protein, with amino-acid sequence MEGELTKKMERKLRKKQKNLLKKMGKEKPQSLVKEIISVERERRDLHASLTPTFSVWKEIDSQTTWTIATKEPATATATTRDDDENQLAEYFNLMLQDMEDLGHRMLSMLYFLNKSNDPICSYKATELCNTAAKLNMQISKGFSINHEPEQEQEPEPGPINLSTLFSKYYRFPNNYENTLAKLDMREEETKCEDVKVKKTKEEEDKENDPSTIEYFKKSLELDQYFFAVDRRYWENGWASKFGRCGGFSNTTILSPMQFTHYTPDIIPSSAAVTGSTLQIYSIKIKNLKDLNWPLKVYGKIAARDTVDRNRNILFSRSKCDYQELNGQDDSLCLTGPSRAIVALGHVDFEVELKVIEGAVSQSLIICRGRYGGTDDCSSSSASVTYGGDGPTFLLSNHRCTTEVTLEQLDRSHQATIVGVRVTKGAWPFKYGCRVICFWAPASTADVIDTTCRPVVLLDRRGKGLHRGSENYLQLSRKVVSVQSQGTLRVTIEAYGKSRRWIARKGHIDFPVQQCQTSKRACLVGDTTVEVVVAWSLLVKEKVDLQVLLS; translated from the exons ATGGAGGGGGAGCTCACGAAGAAGATGGAGAGGAAACtcaggaagaagcagaagaatctATTGAAGAAGATGGGGAAAGAGAAGCCCCAATCCCTGGTAAAGGAAATCATCTCCGTGGAGAGGGAGCGCAGAGACTTGCATGCCTCACTTACTCCCACGTTCTCTGTCTGGAAAGAAATCGATTCTCAAACAACGTGGACAATCGCCACAAAGGAgcctgctactgctactgctactaccaGGGACGATGATGAGAATCAACTTGCCGAGTACTTCAACTTGATGCTCCAAGATATGGAGGACCTGGGCCATCGGATGCTTTCTATGCTATATTTTCTCAACAAATCCAATGACCCCATCTGCTCCTACAAGGCCACCGAGCTGTGCAATACAGCAGCCAAATTAAATATGCAGATATCCAAGGGATTCAGCATCAACCATGAgccggagcaggagcaggagccggAGCCGGGGCCGATCAACTTGTCGACTCTTTTCAGCAAATATTATCGATTTCCCAATAATTATGAGAACACCTTGGCCAAGTTAGACATGAGGGAGGAGGAGACCAAGTGTGAGGATGTTAAGGTGAAGAAGACCAAGGAAGAGGAGGACAAGGAGAATGACCCATCCACAATCGAGTATTTCAAGAAAAGTCTGGAGCTTGATCAATACTTTTTCGCCGTGGATCGGAGATACTGGGAAAATGGGTGGGCCAGCAAGTTTGGACGGTGCGGTGGATTCTCAAATACAA CCATCCTGAGCCCTATGCAGTTTACGCACTATACACCTGATATCATCCCTTCCTCAGCTGCTGTCACCGGTAGTACTTTGCAAATCTACTCAATCAAGATAAAGAATCTAAAAGACTTGAACTGGCCCCTCAAAGTCTACGGCAAGATTGCTGCTCGAGACACTGTGGACCGCAACCGCAACATTCTATTCTCTCGGTCAAAGTGTGATTACCAAGAACTTAATGGACAA GATGATTCCTTATGCTTGACTGGCCCCTCTCGTGCGATAGTTGCTTTGGGCCATGTAGACTTTGAAGTTGAACTCAAAGTAATCGAGGGAGCGGTGTCGCAAAGTTTGATCATTTGTAGAGGCCGTTACGGCGGTACAGATGATTGTTCCTCTTCTTCGGCCAGCGTGACTTATGGTGGTGATGGACCTACCTTCTTGCTCTCCAACCATCGCTGCACAACGGAGGTAACACTTGAGCAGCTTGATAGATCGCACCAAGCTACTATTGTGGGTGTACGAGTAACCAAAGGGGCTTGGCCTTTCAAATATGGATGCCGGGTTATTTGCTTTTGGGCTCCTGCTTCTACGGCAGATGTCATTGATACCACTTGCAGGCCAGTTGTGCTGCTTGACCGCCGTGGTAAAGGATTACATAGAGGATCAGAGAACTACCTTCAACTATCAAGGAAAGTGGTTTCAGTGCAATCACAAGGAACGCTGAGAGTGACAATAGAAGCCTATGGGAAGTCCCGTCGCTGGATTGCTCGAAAGGGCCACATCGACTTTCCTGTTCAGCAGTGCCAAACAAGCAAGCGTGCTTGTTTAGTTGGTGACACCACAGTTGAGGTGGTTGTAGCCTGGTCGTTGCTTGTCAAGGAAAAGGTGGATCTCCAGGTCTTGCTTAGTTGA